Proteins from a single region of Erythrobacter sp.:
- the aguB gene encoding N-carbamoylputrescine amidase codes for MTQITLAALQLALGSDDEAANIAAVSALVEEAASQGAQLILPPELFSGPYFCREEDEALFALARPTAEHPSVIAMRSLAAKLKVTIPTSFFERDGHHYYNTLAMIGPDGEIMGTYRKSHIPDGPGYEEKYYFRPGNDGFKVWDVPGEDGALVKVGVGICWDQWYPECARVMALLGAELLLYPTAIGSEPYDAGLDTSRMWRRAMIGHAVSNCMPVAAANRIGSESGQSFYGHSFICDEWGDLVADYGAGETGVLVARLDLARAATHRAGMGFFRDRRPQLYGRIAQDI; via the coding sequence ATGACTCAGATCACGCTCGCCGCCCTTCAGCTTGCCCTCGGCTCGGATGACGAAGCCGCCAATATCGCCGCCGTCTCGGCGCTGGTGGAGGAGGCCGCGTCGCAGGGCGCGCAGCTGATCCTGCCGCCCGAGCTGTTCTCCGGCCCCTATTTCTGCCGCGAGGAGGACGAGGCGCTGTTCGCCCTGGCCCGCCCCACCGCCGAACACCCCAGCGTTATCGCGATGCGCAGCCTCGCGGCGAAGCTCAAGGTGACGATCCCCACCAGCTTCTTCGAGCGCGACGGGCACCACTACTACAACACCCTCGCCATGATCGGCCCCGATGGCGAGATCATGGGCACCTATCGCAAGAGCCACATACCCGACGGGCCGGGCTACGAGGAAAAGTACTATTTCCGCCCGGGCAATGACGGCTTCAAGGTGTGGGACGTGCCGGGCGAGGATGGCGCGCTGGTAAAGGTCGGCGTCGGCATCTGCTGGGACCAGTGGTATCCCGAATGTGCGCGGGTGATGGCGCTGCTGGGCGCGGAGCTGCTGCTCTATCCCACCGCGATCGGCTCGGAACCCTATGACGCAGGCCTCGACACCAGCCGCATGTGGCGGCGCGCGATGATCGGCCACGCGGTGTCGAACTGCATGCCGGTGGCCGCGGCCAACCGCATCGGCAGCGAGAGCGGGCAGAGCTTCTACGGCCACTCCTTCATCTGCGACGAATGGGGCGATCTCGTCGCCGATTACGGCGCGGGCGAGACCGGAGTGCTGGTCGCCCGGCTCGATCTCGCGCGTGCGGCGACGCACCGGGCGGGCATGGGCTTCTTCCGCGACCGCCGCCCGCAGCTTTACGGCCGGATCGCGCAAGACATCTGA
- a CDS encoding RsmB/NOP family class I SAM-dependent RNA methyltransferase, with amino-acid sequence MALPPGLPVRRAALRLLDAVFRRGETLEQAEGAGLADIRKAPDRALAKAIAGETLRWLTDLDALIDSATKQALPHDAKARMVLRLMLAQALRLETPPHAVIATGLPLLAGGPRRLAHGVFSALVKQGAALPEVPTLPAAVAARWGADKSAEIAPGLAFPPELDLSLKDAAETQTRAVAMGGISLAPAHIRLPRGAAVESLADFKAGDWWVQDLAAQIPARLLGAGEGRSALDLCAAPGGKTMQLAANGWKVTALDMSKRRLDLLKDNLKRTGLKASPVRADALTWEPKHRFDAILIDAPCTATGTCRRHPDVLHRIGKGQVAEMVELQRALAAKAAEWLNPGGVLVYAVCSLEAEEGEEQAAWIDAELGLTREPITPEELPAGLTPTPDGALRTHPGMLADAGGLDGFFVARWVNS; translated from the coding sequence ATGGCATTACCTCCCGGACTTCCCGTGCGCCGCGCTGCGCTTCGTCTGCTCGATGCGGTGTTCCGCCGGGGCGAGACGCTGGAGCAGGCCGAAGGCGCAGGCCTCGCCGACATCCGCAAGGCCCCCGACCGCGCGCTCGCCAAGGCGATCGCGGGCGAGACGCTGCGCTGGCTGACCGATCTCGATGCGCTGATCGATTCCGCGACCAAGCAGGCCCTGCCCCATGATGCCAAGGCGCGCATGGTGCTGCGGCTGATGCTGGCACAGGCGCTGCGGCTGGAGACACCGCCCCACGCGGTGATCGCCACCGGCCTGCCGCTGCTCGCCGGAGGCCCGCGCAGGCTGGCGCACGGGGTGTTCTCGGCGCTGGTCAAGCAGGGCGCGGCCCTGCCCGAAGTGCCCACGCTCCCCGCCGCCGTCGCTGCCCGCTGGGGCGCGGACAAATCCGCCGAGATTGCCCCCGGCCTCGCCTTCCCGCCCGAGCTTGACCTTTCCCTGAAGGACGCGGCCGAAACCCAGACCCGCGCCGTGGCGATGGGCGGGATCAGCCTCGCGCCCGCGCATATCCGCCTGCCGCGGGGCGCTGCGGTGGAGAGCCTTGCCGATTTCAAGGCGGGCGACTGGTGGGTGCAGGATCTCGCGGCGCAGATTCCGGCGCGATTGCTGGGCGCGGGGGAGGGCCGGAGCGCACTCGACCTGTGTGCTGCGCCGGGCGGCAAGACGATGCAGCTGGCCGCCAATGGCTGGAAAGTCACCGCGCTCGATATGTCGAAGCGGCGGCTTGACCTCCTCAAGGACAACCTGAAGCGCACCGGATTAAAGGCCTCGCCGGTGCGCGCCGATGCCCTTACATGGGAGCCCAAGCACCGCTTCGACGCGATCCTGATCGACGCGCCCTGCACCGCGACCGGCACCTGCCGCCGCCACCCCGATGTGCTGCACCGCATCGGCAAGGGCCAGGTGGCCGAGATGGTGGAGCTGCAACGCGCGCTCGCCGCCAAGGCTGCCGAATGGCTGAACCCGGGCGGGGTGCTGGTCTATGCCGTGTGCTCGCTGGAGGCTGAGGAGGGCGAGGAGCAGGCCGCGTGGATCGACGCCGAGCTTGGCCTCACCCGCGAGCCGATCACGCCTGAGGAACTCCCCGCAGGTCTCACCCCCACCCCCGATGGTGCCTTGCGCACCCATCCGGGGATGCTGGCGGACGCAGGCGGGCTCGACGGGTTCTTCGTCGCGCGGTGGGTCAATAGCTAA
- a CDS encoding TerC family protein, which produces MELIALLSDPAAWLALLTLIALEVVLGVDNLIFIAILSNKLPEHQQERARKLGLMLALGMRIGLLMLIGWIVTLQNPLFDLGIVGPPMEGTNKASFETAFSGRDLILLAGGLFLLWKATKEIHHAMEPEDASGDLLDKTPGVAAAATASFGAVIVQIIAIDLVFSVDSILTAVGMTDDVPIMVAAVVITVGIMLFAATPLSRFIETNPTLVMLALAFLVMIGLVLIADGFGFHVPKGYIYAAMGFSVGVELLNIIQRNRRKRLAAGV; this is translated from the coding sequence ATGGAACTCATCGCACTTCTGTCCGATCCGGCTGCCTGGCTGGCGCTGCTCACTCTGATTGCGCTCGAGGTGGTGCTGGGGGTCGACAACCTCATCTTCATCGCCATCCTCTCGAACAAGCTGCCCGAGCATCAGCAGGAGCGCGCCCGCAAGCTCGGGCTGATGCTGGCGCTGGGGATGCGCATTGGCCTGCTCATGCTGATCGGCTGGATTGTCACGCTCCAGAACCCGCTGTTCGATCTCGGCATTGTCGGCCCGCCGATGGAGGGCACCAACAAGGCCAGCTTCGAGACCGCCTTTTCGGGCCGCGATCTGATCCTGCTGGCGGGCGGGTTGTTCCTGCTGTGGAAGGCGACCAAGGAGATCCACCACGCGATGGAGCCCGAGGACGCTTCGGGCGATCTGCTCGACAAGACCCCGGGTGTGGCCGCTGCCGCCACTGCCAGCTTCGGCGCGGTGATCGTGCAGATCATCGCCATCGACCTGGTCTTCTCGGTGGATTCGATCCTCACCGCGGTGGGCATGACGGATGACGTGCCGATCATGGTCGCCGCCGTCGTCATCACCGTCGGCATCATGCTGTTCGCCGCGACCCCGCTGTCGCGTTTCATCGAGACAAACCCGACGCTGGTGATGCTGGCACTCGCCTTCCTCGTGATGATCGGCCTGGTGCTGATCGCCGACGGCTTCGGCTTCCACGTGCCCAAGGGCTACATCTACGCGGCGATGGGCTTCTCGGTCGGGGTGGAGCTGCTGAATATCATCCAGCGCAATAGGCGGAAGAGGTTGGCGGCGGGGGTTTAG
- a CDS encoding queuosine precursor transporter, whose product MNDTPAAPAAAPFAATTPSGIAMPLGMFVFTLLYGGMTVLAGVLAYKQVQLWPTSLAVESGIFPFLLLVVISSTLSQQYGRDAAKRIVWWGFLPLGLSALLMQLVLALPASSEMIAFRPDDLAAFERVHASTWRVWMAGPASYITSLLLNIWIFDRLRGSGDGESTLGLMVRGAIASALSQAVDSVIFITLAFYGEFDITDLMIGQVLAKVFLSLVLVPFLITFGVRAAKWLDGRASN is encoded by the coding sequence ATGAACGACACGCCCGCCGCTCCGGCCGCCGCCCCTTTCGCCGCAACCACGCCCTCCGGCATTGCGATGCCGCTCGGCATGTTTGTCTTCACGCTGCTCTATGGCGGGATGACGGTGCTGGCAGGGGTGCTGGCCTACAAGCAGGTGCAGCTGTGGCCGACGAGCCTTGCGGTGGAAAGCGGGATCTTCCCCTTCCTGCTGCTGGTGGTGATTTCGAGCACGCTGTCGCAGCAATACGGGCGCGATGCGGCCAAGCGGATCGTGTGGTGGGGCTTCCTGCCATTGGGCCTGTCGGCGCTGCTGATGCAGCTGGTGCTGGCCCTGCCCGCCTCTTCCGAAATGATCGCCTTCCGCCCCGATGATCTCGCTGCCTTCGAGCGCGTCCACGCCTCGACCTGGCGCGTGTGGATGGCAGGCCCGGCCTCCTACATCACCTCGCTGCTGCTCAACATCTGGATCTTCGACCGGCTGCGCGGGAGCGGCGATGGCGAGAGCACGCTCGGCCTGATGGTGCGCGGCGCCATCGCCTCGGCCCTGTCACAGGCGGTCGATTCGGTGATCTTCATCACGCTCGCCTTCTACGGCGAGTTCGACATCACCGATCTGATGATCGGGCAAGTGCTGGCCAAGGTGTTCCTCAGCCTCGTGCTGGTGCCGTTCCTCATCACCTTCGGGGTGCGGGCTGCAAAGTGGCTGGATGGGCGGGCCTCTAACTAA
- the folK gene encoding 2-amino-4-hydroxy-6-hydroxymethyldihydropteridine diphosphokinase — protein sequence MSSRYLVALGSNRRHVAYGAPEGVVAAAMEEMASLGTVLARSRIIASAPMGAASRRFANAALVLASELDPPSLLSACKRMEREFGRRRGQRWGDRVLDADIILWSGGVWASSGLTIPHPAFRSRAFVLIPALGIARDWRDPVSGLRLAHLHARLTRPRPLPR from the coding sequence ATGAGCAGCCGCTATCTCGTCGCGCTGGGGAGCAACCGGCGCCATGTCGCCTATGGCGCGCCCGAAGGCGTGGTGGCGGCGGCGATGGAGGAAATGGCATCGCTCGGCACCGTCCTCGCCCGCTCGCGCATTATCGCCAGTGCGCCAATGGGCGCTGCATCGCGCCGCTTCGCCAATGCCGCGCTGGTGCTGGCAAGCGAGCTTGATCCGCCATCCTTGCTCTCCGCGTGCAAGCGGATGGAGCGCGAATTCGGCAGGCGACGCGGCCAGCGCTGGGGCGACCGCGTGCTCGATGCCGACATCATCCTGTGGAGCGGGGGAGTGTGGGCGAGTTCCGGCCTCACCATCCCGCATCCCGCCTTCAGAAGCCGCGCCTTCGTGCTCATCCCCGCCCTCGGCATAGCGCGCGACTGGCGCGATCCGGTGAGCGGCTTGCGGCTGGCCCATCTCCATGCCCGCTTGACCCGCCCGCGCCCCCTGCCTAGGTGA
- a CDS encoding methyltransferase: MNKLILAAAASGLAFAAPLMAQHAGHAAHADHGAETDAHIRDTANFMKHHGEQVAAAINHPTRAEDRLRDAYRRPAETLAFFHVGPHMKVGEYSPGGGWYTRLLGHYLGAEGKLVGIFVNPVSASSDPARQQRVRDAAAGFGKEVAGYTGLPAEHFSGITLDNLEGQKGTFDRILLMRALHNPLRMGILDTELRAMRELLKDDGLIGIEQHRARADAPWSYANGTKGYLRQEDVIDIMRINGFELVASSEILANPKDTADHKEGVWEMPPTLATKREDLKGLGESDRMTLLFKKAK; this comes from the coding sequence ATGAACAAGCTGATCCTTGCCGCCGCCGCGAGCGGTCTTGCCTTTGCCGCGCCGCTGATGGCGCAACATGCCGGGCACGCCGCCCACGCCGATCACGGCGCCGAAACCGACGCCCATATCCGCGACACCGCCAATTTCATGAAGCATCACGGCGAGCAGGTCGCCGCGGCGATCAACCACCCCACCCGCGCTGAAGACCGACTGCGTGACGCCTATCGCCGCCCGGCTGAAACCCTCGCCTTCTTCCATGTCGGCCCGCACATGAAGGTGGGCGAATATTCGCCCGGCGGCGGCTGGTACACCCGCCTGCTCGGCCACTATCTGGGGGCTGAGGGCAAGCTGGTCGGCATCTTCGTCAATCCGGTGAGCGCTTCGTCCGACCCCGCGCGCCAGCAGCGCGTGCGCGATGCGGCGGCGGGTTTCGGCAAGGAAGTCGCAGGCTATACCGGGCTTCCGGCGGAGCATTTCAGCGGCATCACGCTCGACAATCTCGAAGGTCAGAAGGGCACCTTCGACCGCATCCTCCTGATGCGCGCGCTGCACAATCCGCTGCGCATGGGCATTCTCGATACCGAGCTGCGCGCCATGCGCGAGTTGCTCAAGGATGATGGCCTCATCGGCATCGAACAGCACCGCGCACGGGCCGATGCACCGTGGTCCTACGCCAATGGCACCAAGGGCTATCTGCGGCAGGAAGACGTGATCGACATCATGCGCATCAACGGCTTCGAACTGGTCGCATCGAGCGAGATCCTCGCCAACCCCAAGGACACCGCCGATCACAAGGAAGGCGTGTGGGAAATGCCCCCGACGCTCGCCACCAAGCGCGAGGATTTGAAGGGCCTGGGCGAAAGCGACCGGATGACGCTGCTCTTCAAGAAGGCGAAGTAA
- the msrA gene encoding peptide-methionine (S)-S-oxide reductase MsrA, protein MSNLETAIIAGGCFWCTEAVFRDVVGVSGVESGYIGGTKANPTYKEVCTGDTGHAEGIRVTFDPHAISLAEVYDVFLGTHDPTQLNRQGGDIGTQYRSAIFPLSDAQGAEAEAAIARWNAENGKVAVTTIEGLSGGAQVAEWYPAEDYHQEYWDGEGQRNPYCLAVIPPKLMKLRKSFQKYVKD, encoded by the coding sequence ATGAGCAACTTGGAGACAGCGATCATTGCCGGCGGGTGCTTCTGGTGCACCGAGGCAGTGTTCCGCGATGTGGTGGGCGTTTCGGGGGTGGAGAGCGGCTATATCGGCGGCACCAAAGCGAACCCGACCTACAAGGAAGTCTGCACCGGCGACACCGGCCATGCAGAAGGCATCCGCGTGACCTTTGATCCCCACGCGATCAGCCTTGCCGAAGTCTACGACGTGTTCCTCGGCACCCATGATCCGACGCAGCTGAACCGGCAGGGGGGCGACATCGGGACGCAGTATCGCAGCGCGATCTTCCCGCTGTCGGACGCGCAAGGAGCGGAGGCAGAAGCCGCGATTGCCCGCTGGAATGCGGAGAACGGCAAGGTGGCTGTGACCACGATCGAGGGCCTGTCGGGCGGCGCGCAGGTGGCCGAGTGGTATCCGGCCGAGGACTACCACCAGGAATACTGGGACGGCGAAGGCCAGCGCAACCCCTACTGCCTCGCGGTGATCCCGCCCAAGCTGATGAAGCTGCGCAAGTCGTTTCAGAAATATGTGAAGGATTGA
- a CDS encoding DUF1674 domain-containing protein, translated as MTKEKSDAAKAFKKPAHWTNDPVPAPKPVVNDEKLSPTRYGDWERGDGIAVDF; from the coding sequence ATGACCAAAGAGAAGTCCGACGCCGCCAAGGCCTTCAAGAAGCCCGCCCACTGGACCAATGATCCGGTGCCCGCGCCCAAACCGGTGGTGAATGACGAGAAGCTCTCCCCCACCCGCTATGGCGACTGGGAACGCGGCGACGGGATCGCGGTCGATTTCTGA
- a CDS encoding cytochrome P450, producing the protein MATLADAPQDNETSGGAAPAGAPRHWSERRMTEAELAHIPGDAGWPLVGNTFTMLANPHAFADRMIAAHGKVYKNRAFGGWQIALIGAEANELLLFNKDKIFSSEQGWGPVLDQLFPRGLMLMDFDHHRIDRRALSIAFKPEPMRHYSGALNRGIAREVATWTGPKEFYPAIKKLTLDLAADSFIGLPWGPEADKINEAFVDMVQASVAPVRKPLPFTKMKKGVDGRAFLVDYFTRETLRRRAEGGGQDMFSQFATATREDGSLLPVDEVVDHMNFLMMAAHDTITSSATSLIYHLATNPEWQEKVREEIFAVTGGPDGDGNPRPLDYDDLAKLDLTEMAFKESLRMIPPVPSMPRRALREFEYGGYRIPAGAMVGINIYWTHHSEEYWENPFTFDPLRFTPDKVRARHKYAWVPFGGGAHMCLGLHFAYMQVKILLAQLLQRYRIEAPAGYNPEWQDWPIPQPKDGLKVTFTKL; encoded by the coding sequence ATGGCCACCCTTGCAGACGCCCCGCAGGACAACGAGACCTCTGGCGGAGCCGCCCCCGCTGGCGCGCCGCGCCACTGGAGCGAGCGGCGCATGACCGAGGCCGAACTCGCCCATATTCCGGGCGACGCGGGCTGGCCGCTGGTCGGCAACACCTTCACCATGCTGGCCAATCCCCACGCCTTTGCCGACCGCATGATCGCGGCCCACGGCAAGGTCTACAAGAACCGTGCTTTCGGCGGCTGGCAGATCGCGCTGATCGGGGCCGAGGCGAACGAGCTGCTCTTGTTCAACAAGGACAAGATCTTCTCGAGCGAACAGGGCTGGGGCCCGGTGCTCGACCAGCTTTTCCCGCGCGGGCTGATGCTGATGGATTTCGACCATCACCGCATCGATCGCCGCGCGCTCTCGATCGCTTTCAAGCCCGAGCCGATGCGTCACTATTCCGGCGCGCTCAATCGCGGCATCGCCCGCGAGGTCGCGACCTGGACGGGGCCCAAGGAATTCTACCCCGCGATCAAGAAGCTCACCCTCGATCTCGCCGCGGACAGCTTCATCGGCCTGCCCTGGGGGCCGGAAGCCGACAAGATCAACGAGGCCTTCGTCGACATGGTGCAGGCCTCGGTCGCGCCGGTGAGGAAGCCGCTCCCCTTCACCAAGATGAAGAAGGGTGTGGATGGCCGCGCCTTCCTCGTCGACTACTTCACCCGCGAGACCCTGCGCCGCCGCGCGGAAGGGGGCGGGCAGGACATGTTCAGCCAGTTCGCCACCGCCACCCGCGAGGACGGAAGCCTGCTGCCGGTCGATGAGGTGGTCGATCACATGAACTTCCTGATGATGGCCGCGCATGACACCATCACCTCCTCGGCGACCTCGCTGATCTATCATCTCGCCACCAATCCCGAATGGCAGGAAAAGGTGCGCGAGGAGATTTTCGCGGTCACCGGCGGGCCGGATGGCGACGGCAATCCGCGCCCCCTCGATTACGACGATCTGGCCAAGCTCGATCTCACCGAAATGGCGTTCAAGGAATCGCTGCGGATGATCCCGCCGGTGCCCTCGATGCCGCGCCGCGCACTGCGCGAATTCGAATATGGCGGCTACCGGATTCCGGCGGGCGCGATGGTGGGAATCAACATCTACTGGACCCACCATTCGGAGGAATATTGGGAGAACCCCTTCACCTTCGATCCGCTGCGCTTCACGCCCGACAAGGTGCGGGCGCGTCACAAATATGCATGGGTGCCGTTCGGCGGGGGCGCGCATATGTGCCTCGGCCTGCACTTTGCCTACATGCAGGTGAAGATCCTGCTCGCCCAGCTGCTCCAGCGCTACCGGATCGAGGCGCCCGCGGGCTACAATCCCGAATGGCAGGACTGGCCGATCCCGCAGCCCAAGGACGGGCTGAAAGTGACGTTTACGAAGCTCTGA
- a CDS encoding patatin-like phospholipase family protein, giving the protein MSNNSSNRTHAGSGVLARGRRRMLLHPVSFASAFVLAGCSPNLYSLPIFTNVDIHNEPALRFLKEGGPAAIGDPGPELAVKDPFADARVVALTASGGGMRAAAFTLGVMAELDDMRGAGEGLSALEQVDMLSSVSGGSWAVASMLYARSRDRDTPLSKAYPGIEARFGKLSDAKVRHWANEFIPAVTDEETDGKGATFGDIYPASAARPLPFAYFNASLFPSHSPFVFTPAYLKHYKVKTLGDPALPRRVALGAPDLAQVPIGYAATASSAVPGFTSAFAETGLCQSAPQPSYCFGEKTRRDTLQILDGGLYDNLGYKTMIEVALADHARIAQVPATVIMIDSADGEEFQSMPASKREDGHVVSIAKASSFPNQNATFDRIRGPAFAAAGFDARILLDFSSAAGFDPAEHGPLLKDMPELAYYAANDVGCWDENGVFQEGVRVLKRPPSLGTPEDNLKRLIDKGPDCVSMNFARAGYLYKTTFRYDAYRFRINYQLGRLVVKMKRAEIERAVFRNSRFATD; this is encoded by the coding sequence ATGTCCAACAATTCGAGCAATCGCACGCATGCGGGGTCCGGTGTTCTGGCGCGCGGGCGGCGGCGAATGCTTTTGCACCCGGTGAGTTTTGCCAGTGCCTTTGTTCTCGCAGGCTGCAGTCCCAACCTCTACTCCCTGCCGATCTTCACAAACGTCGATATTCACAACGAACCGGCCTTGCGGTTTCTCAAGGAGGGCGGTCCTGCCGCTATCGGCGATCCGGGCCCGGAACTTGCCGTAAAGGATCCCTTTGCCGATGCGCGGGTCGTCGCCCTCACCGCATCGGGCGGCGGCATGCGGGCGGCTGCATTTACACTCGGCGTCATGGCAGAACTCGACGATATGCGCGGCGCGGGAGAGGGGCTATCCGCGCTCGAACAGGTCGATATGCTCAGTTCGGTGTCGGGCGGATCGTGGGCGGTCGCGTCCATGCTCTATGCACGCAGCCGTGACCGTGACACCCCTCTTTCGAAGGCCTATCCCGGCATCGAAGCGCGGTTTGGCAAGTTATCTGACGCAAAGGTCAGGCATTGGGCCAATGAATTCATCCCCGCCGTCACCGACGAGGAGACGGATGGCAAAGGCGCGACCTTTGGTGACATCTATCCCGCATCAGCGGCCCGCCCGCTGCCCTTCGCCTATTTCAATGCATCGCTTTTCCCGTCGCACTCGCCCTTCGTGTTCACACCCGCCTATCTGAAACACTACAAGGTCAAGACGCTCGGCGATCCGGCCTTGCCCCGACGTGTCGCGCTTGGTGCGCCCGATCTCGCGCAGGTGCCGATTGGCTATGCGGCCACGGCCAGCAGCGCTGTGCCCGGTTTCACCAGCGCTTTCGCCGAGACCGGGCTGTGCCAGTCCGCGCCACAGCCCAGCTATTGCTTTGGCGAGAAGACGCGAAGGGATACGTTGCAGATCCTCGACGGGGGGCTCTACGACAATCTGGGCTACAAGACGATGATCGAAGTCGCGCTGGCCGATCACGCACGCATAGCGCAGGTGCCAGCGACGGTGATCATGATCGACAGCGCTGATGGCGAGGAATTCCAATCAATGCCCGCGAGCAAGCGCGAGGACGGCCATGTCGTCTCCATCGCCAAGGCTTCGAGCTTTCCGAACCAGAACGCTACATTCGATCGTATCCGGGGCCCTGCCTTTGCGGCGGCCGGTTTCGATGCGCGCATCCTTCTGGACTTCTCCTCGGCCGCCGGTTTTGATCCGGCCGAGCACGGCCCCCTGCTGAAAGACATGCCGGAGCTTGCCTATTATGCAGCGAATGATGTGGGATGCTGGGACGAGAATGGCGTGTTTCAGGAAGGTGTTCGTGTGCTCAAGCGGCCGCCCAGTCTCGGCACGCCGGAGGACAACCTGAAGCGCCTGATCGATAAGGGGCCTGATTGCGTCTCGATGAATTTCGCGCGGGCCGGCTATCTCTACAAGACCACCTTCAGGTACGATGCCTATCGCTTCCGGATCAATTATCAGCTCGGTCGCCTTGTCGTCAAAATGAAGCGAGCGGAAATTGAACGCGCTGTGTTCCGCAATTCGCGGTTCGCGACCGATTAG